Proteins co-encoded in one Desulforegula conservatrix Mb1Pa genomic window:
- a CDS encoding transposase → MAKNMIQFQKGKSIHEFLSEYGTEDKCQDSLFRLRWPHGFSCPNCGGSKFCELKSRDLYQCHKCHHQ, encoded by the coding sequence ATGGCAAAAAATATGATCCAATTTCAAAAAGGAAAGAGTATTCACGAATTCCTGTCCGAATATGGGACCGAAGATAAGTGCCAAGACTCATTATTCAGACTTAGATGGCCGCATGGTTTTAGTTGTCCGAATTGCGGCGGTTCGAAATTTTGCGAGCTCAAATCAAGAGATCTGTACCAATGCCACAAGTGTCACCATCAGG
- a CDS encoding discoidin domain-containing protein: MNSFQKDHILIAGSVVLSTFFLIADYSYAAERQRLSINIDDSTPVASFMPDQAFGATLDGLEGGDLERIYSPGNIKAMSGAAYRRLAYRLRTELGIEAWHWNDNGSWSDEANKQGYWTSSDKAVRPSLKSFGYRLPRRGNTIDQAGNDGYSRLDDGNESTFWKSNPYLDSHFTGKDNSLHPQWVIVDFGKRRNVNALHILWGEPYATDFQVEYWDGKDTNYINDLSEGVWRVFDRGHIKDDKGGDVLLRLSDAPVSVRFVRILLNASSGTGPKTDDVRDRLGYSIRELFMGSLDKKGRLKDIIRHAASNKTQTFTLTSSTDPWHRAKDLNLKTVQPGFDQIIMSGLGKNNHILVPAAVLYDTPENMAAMIRYLKSRNFPISMLELGEEPDGQNVSPEHYAALYLQIAKVIHDIDPTLITGGPGFQSEVDGWNTFANPKGERSWMKRFLFYLRERKRLDDFAFFSFEWYPFDSVCESATDQLIMHPTLMKKAFERLDMEGVPRNIPWIITEYGYSSFAGRAEVELPAAILNAEIVSQFLMLGGQAAFYYGLEPNKPIRELDDCTKQDKLWGNLMMFEEGSDGEIKWRLPAYYGAKMVVEEWAEPVNKQHHLFRASVVEVDKSSNKIPNDVTVYAVLRPDRRWGVMILNKSADRIRLNQILFNGTYTDGNSLKGQIEVVQYSPRQYAWHADGENGHPLRSEPPEQFKLGDGLKSGIILPPLSITVVRCEGPHFPNPDYITTKVHN; the protein is encoded by the coding sequence GTGAACAGTTTTCAAAAAGATCATATATTAATAGCAGGTTCAGTCGTACTGTCGACTTTCTTTTTGATTGCAGATTATTCATATGCAGCGGAAAGGCAAAGGCTTTCCATAAATATTGATGATTCGACTCCTGTTGCGTCTTTTATGCCAGATCAGGCATTCGGGGCCACCCTTGATGGCCTTGAAGGCGGAGATCTGGAAAGAATCTATTCCCCTGGAAACATCAAAGCCATGTCCGGAGCCGCCTACAGAAGACTGGCCTATCGTCTGAGGACCGAACTCGGCATTGAGGCATGGCACTGGAACGATAACGGATCATGGAGCGATGAGGCAAACAAACAAGGCTACTGGACTTCGAGCGACAAGGCTGTAAGGCCATCGCTGAAATCCTTTGGTTACCGGCTTCCACGCAGGGGTAATACCATAGATCAGGCCGGAAACGATGGATACTCAAGGCTTGATGACGGCAACGAGAGCACTTTCTGGAAGAGCAACCCTTATCTTGATTCTCATTTTACTGGTAAGGATAATTCCCTTCATCCTCAATGGGTGATCGTAGATTTCGGCAAACGTCGCAATGTGAACGCTCTGCACATTCTCTGGGGCGAGCCTTATGCCACTGACTTTCAGGTGGAATATTGGGACGGCAAGGATACTAATTATATTAACGATTTGTCGGAGGGTGTCTGGCGGGTGTTTGATCGCGGTCACATCAAGGATGACAAGGGCGGTGACGTACTTCTGAGGCTCAGTGACGCCCCGGTGTCCGTTCGTTTTGTCAGAATCCTTTTGAATGCCTCATCAGGGACTGGGCCAAAAACAGATGATGTAAGGGATCGACTTGGATATTCAATCCGTGAGCTTTTCATGGGCAGCTTAGATAAAAAGGGCAGATTAAAAGATATCATCAGGCATGCTGCTTCCAATAAGACTCAGACCTTTACACTCACCTCTTCAACAGATCCCTGGCACAGGGCCAAAGACCTGAACCTCAAGACCGTACAGCCCGGCTTCGACCAAATAATTATGTCCGGGCTTGGAAAAAACAATCATATCCTGGTTCCAGCTGCGGTTCTTTATGACACGCCAGAAAACATGGCTGCCATGATCAGATATTTAAAATCCCGGAATTTTCCAATTAGCATGCTTGAGCTGGGAGAGGAGCCTGACGGTCAGAATGTCAGCCCAGAGCATTACGCAGCTCTTTATCTTCAGATAGCTAAAGTCATACACGATATTGATCCAACGCTGATCACAGGAGGGCCTGGTTTCCAGTCTGAAGTGGATGGATGGAACACATTCGCCAATCCCAAAGGTGAACGATCATGGATGAAGAGGTTTCTTTTCTATCTGCGTGAACGCAAACGCCTTGATGATTTTGCTTTTTTTTCGTTCGAGTGGTATCCGTTTGATTCTGTATGTGAATCAGCTACTGATCAATTAATCATGCATCCAACGCTGATGAAAAAGGCCTTCGAGCGACTGGACATGGAAGGAGTTCCTCGCAATATCCCCTGGATCATCACCGAATATGGATATTCATCGTTTGCAGGCAGGGCGGAAGTGGAGCTTCCTGCGGCCATTTTGAACGCTGAAATCGTTTCACAGTTTTTGATGCTTGGAGGCCAGGCAGCCTTCTATTACGGACTCGAACCCAATAAACCCATTCGTGAACTGGATGATTGCACCAAGCAGGACAAGCTGTGGGGCAACCTGATGATGTTCGAGGAAGGATCAGATGGTGAGATCAAGTGGCGTCTTCCAGCATATTACGGAGCAAAAATGGTGGTGGAGGAATGGGCTGAGCCTGTCAACAAGCAACACCATCTGTTCCGGGCTTCGGTTGTCGAAGTGGATAAAAGCTCTAATAAGATTCCGAATGATGTGACAGTCTACGCAGTCCTCAGGCCGGATAGACGCTGGGGAGTTATGATTCTCAACAAGAGTGCTGACCGCATAAGACTCAATCAGATTCTTTTTAATGGCACTTACACAGACGGTAATTCATTGAAAGGACAGATTGAGGTTGTACAATATTCACCTCGGCAATATGCTTGGCATGCAGATGGAGAAAATGGACATCCACTTCGAAGTGAGCCGCCTGAGCAGTTCAAACTAGGCGACGGACTTAAATCTGGGATTATATTGCCACCTCTGTCTATAACTGTGGTTCGATGCGAAGGCCCGCACTTTCCCAATCCCGATTACATTACAACAAAGGTACATAACTGA
- a CDS encoding CsgG/HfaB family protein: MNTIKLPPLIIICCILFINACAPTVQVPVMKPAEINFKDKQRMTIGEFEGNIGRMTSDVLTSKIFSNGYFQVVERQNIGTVMGEQQLTRMGAVDERSAIRLGKLTGAAVLVYGSSYADFDIDIDKNEYKEKKVRHITYKKKATAKVTANFKVIDMTTGKLMAVKMITKEATDETSETDHFPPDPDDDALISKALDLVVDEFIKTVAPYKELVTVEFASNDDNIQEIEAGINSCKIGRWNDAIDQFRVATKKYPNNFSAWFNLGIAYEYSFMFQEAEDAIAQANRIKPDDKCIKEIGNIRQMAMERKRLDIQ; this comes from the coding sequence ATGAACACAATTAAACTTCCCCCTTTAATTATAATATGTTGCATATTGTTCATAAATGCTTGCGCGCCAACGGTTCAGGTACCAGTTATGAAGCCTGCCGAGATAAACTTCAAGGACAAGCAGAGAATGACGATCGGAGAGTTCGAGGGCAACATAGGCAGGATGACTTCTGACGTTCTGACTTCAAAGATATTTTCAAACGGATATTTCCAGGTAGTCGAAAGGCAGAACATAGGAACTGTTATGGGAGAACAGCAACTGACAAGAATGGGGGCTGTTGACGAAAGAAGCGCTATCAGGCTCGGAAAACTGACAGGCGCGGCTGTTCTTGTTTATGGAAGCTCATACGCTGATTTTGACATCGACATCGATAAAAACGAATATAAAGAAAAAAAAGTCCGCCACATCACCTATAAAAAGAAGGCAACTGCCAAAGTTACGGCAAACTTCAAGGTGATTGACATGACCACAGGGAAACTCATGGCTGTAAAAATGATCACAAAGGAAGCGACAGATGAGACTTCTGAGACAGATCATTTTCCGCCGGATCCTGACGACGATGCACTCATCAGCAAGGCGCTTGATCTTGTCGTGGATGAATTCATAAAGACTGTAGCGCCTTACAAGGAACTTGTGACCGTAGAATTCGCCTCAAATGATGACAATATCCAGGAAATTGAAGCAGGGATTAACTCATGCAAAATTGGCCGCTGGAACGACGCCATAGATCAGTTCAGAGTGGCCACTAAAAAATATCCCAATAATTTCAGCGCATGGTTCAATCTTGGGATTGCTTACGAATACAGCTTTATGTTCCAGGAAGCAGAAGATGCCATAGCCCAGGCTAACAGGATCAAACCGGATGACAAATGTATTAAAGAGATAGGCAATATCAGACAGATGGCGATGGAGAGAAAAAGACTTGATATTCAGTAG
- a CDS encoding sulfurtransferase yields METKGMKVKKAYFVILFIAMLMPLVSACNSSTSQKNGYPNGNLLASEEDLKTNDSIIIDTRTATAYSAGHIPKAINFRWQQLETSNTDLKSIPELEAILGSSGIKKDSRIIIYDDTVNSWGASGRLFWALEYLGCTNVSILNGGWDKWIASANTPETKTNTLPATTFTASVKPAKLSDKEHIASRLNDSDFVVVDTRTDEEYIGWKLYGEAREGHIKGAVQLPYAWYYNSDKTILSKENLQNLLESHGVTKNKEVTSYCTVGIRSGFFYFLTRLMGYERTSNYDGSIKDWAADSSKPMEKADRFSTIVHPSWLKSVMDYHREGSVSAAPPEYPYDRDHKYIVFETQWGTMDDATAYKSGHIPGAFHSNSDTYENGYPRWFLLPDSELKAAVGSMGITEDTTVIVYSDSPIFAARLWWILKYAGVQDVRYLNGGYKNWTASGYQSETLINEPLAVTYTGSIKPEFIATTDYVFNNYNNANVSLADVRSYDEYIGKKSGYSYLAAKGRIPGAIWSYDADDSSSVYSDPDGSLRSFDEIKSVWEKIGITAAEGSNLFDKEVIFYCGGGYRSALTFLYGYYMGYENIRNYSEGWSGWSTDYLESDSCTDSVTPGWCQTPSGRPAVVEAK; encoded by the coding sequence ATGGAAACAAAGGGAATGAAGGTCAAAAAAGCTTATTTTGTCATTCTGTTCATCGCAATGCTGATGCCTTTAGTATCAGCCTGCAACAGCTCGACATCACAAAAAAACGGATATCCCAACGGCAATCTGCTTGCTTCTGAGGAAGATCTTAAAACAAATGACAGCATTATAATTGATACCAGAACAGCTACTGCCTACAGTGCTGGCCATATTCCAAAAGCCATAAATTTCAGATGGCAGCAGCTTGAGACATCAAACACAGATCTGAAAAGCATTCCGGAACTTGAAGCGATTCTTGGCAGCTCTGGAATAAAAAAAGATTCCAGAATAATTATTTACGATGACACCGTAAATTCATGGGGAGCTTCTGGCCGCCTCTTCTGGGCCCTTGAATATCTCGGATGCACAAACGTAAGCATCCTTAACGGCGGTTGGGATAAATGGATTGCAAGTGCTAATACTCCAGAAACAAAAACAAACACACTTCCTGCCACCACCTTCACAGCGTCTGTAAAACCAGCAAAACTCTCGGACAAGGAGCATATTGCCTCGCGTCTCAACGACAGTGATTTTGTTGTAGTTGATACAAGGACAGACGAAGAATACATAGGATGGAAGCTTTACGGAGAAGCACGCGAAGGTCATATTAAAGGAGCTGTTCAGCTTCCTTATGCATGGTATTACAATTCTGACAAAACAATTCTTTCCAAGGAAAACCTTCAGAATCTTCTCGAGTCCCACGGTGTGACAAAAAACAAGGAAGTAACTTCATACTGCACCGTAGGCATTCGCAGCGGTTTCTTCTATTTCCTGACCCGCCTTATGGGATATGAAAGAACATCCAATTATGACGGATCAATAAAAGACTGGGCGGCAGACAGTTCAAAACCCATGGAAAAAGCAGATCGCTTTTCAACCATAGTTCATCCTTCGTGGCTGAAATCTGTCATGGATTATCATAGAGAAGGAAGCGTAAGTGCCGCACCTCCTGAATATCCATATGACAGGGATCACAAGTATATTGTATTTGAAACCCAGTGGGGAACAATGGACGATGCGACTGCTTACAAAAGCGGGCATATACCTGGAGCATTCCATTCAAACTCAGATACCTACGAAAACGGCTATCCACGCTGGTTCCTTCTTCCTGATTCAGAGCTGAAAGCTGCGGTCGGAAGCATGGGAATAACAGAAGACACAACAGTAATAGTTTACAGTGACAGCCCGATATTTGCGGCAAGACTCTGGTGGATACTCAAATATGCCGGAGTTCAGGACGTAAGATATCTGAATGGGGGTTACAAAAACTGGACAGCAAGCGGATACCAGAGCGAGACATTAATAAACGAACCCCTGGCTGTAACATACACAGGATCAATAAAACCTGAATTCATTGCAACAACAGACTATGTTTTCAATAATTACAATAATGCCAATGTGAGCCTTGCCGATGTCCGTAGCTACGATGAATACATCGGCAAAAAGAGTGGTTACAGCTATCTTGCTGCCAAGGGAAGAATCCCTGGCGCAATATGGTCATATGATGCGGATGATTCCTCATCAGTTTACTCAGACCCGGACGGAAGCCTTCGCAGCTTTGATGAAATTAAATCAGTATGGGAAAAAATCGGCATAACAGCAGCCGAAGGCTCAAATCTGTTCGACAAGGAAGTAATATTTTACTGCGGCGGCGGATACCGCTCTGCCCTCACCTTCCTTTACGGCTACTATATGGGGTACGAAAACATAAGAAACTATTCCGAGGGTTGGTCAGGATGGAGTACAGATTATCTTGAAAGCGACTCATGCACGGACAGCGTAACTCCTGGATGGTGCCAGACTCCATCAGGAAGGCCTGCTGTAGTTGAAGCCAAGTAA
- a CDS encoding sulfurtransferase, producing MTKLTKKPIIRGKCLLSSFCIIFILLISCLNITPASADETKPEKAADIGLIQPSDLQKNFSSWIVLDARPLNIWSKGHIKGSISFSWEQYTRTDDKGIEYRIFPPAELSSKLGNLGIDENSSIVVYGDADTSWGGEGWAIWALSWLGHKGKTRLLDGGIQGWTNQKLETVQGDSQSKRPELKYQYKTRDSLIISTEKLKTEKSALTIIDNRSAFEWMKGHIPDAKRIEWTNLYKGPERKPLQPNEYKELLSSNGIDASKPLVFYCTGGIRSGYAWLVHQLSGLPSAMNYEEGMVSWGKK from the coding sequence ATGACAAAGCTGACAAAAAAGCCAATAATAAGAGGCAAATGTCTATTATCATCATTTTGTATAATCTTCATTTTACTCATATCCTGCCTGAATATTACTCCTGCGTCAGCAGATGAAACAAAGCCTGAAAAAGCTGCGGATATAGGTTTGATACAGCCTTCTGATCTTCAAAAAAACTTTTCATCCTGGATCGTACTTGATGCCCGTCCCCTGAATATATGGAGCAAAGGTCATATCAAGGGATCAATTTCATTCTCGTGGGAGCAATATACCAGAACAGACGATAAAGGAATAGAGTATCGAATTTTCCCTCCTGCCGAGCTTTCGTCCAAGCTTGGAAATCTTGGAATAGACGAAAATTCATCAATTGTTGTCTATGGAGATGCTGACACAAGTTGGGGCGGCGAAGGCTGGGCTATATGGGCGCTTTCATGGCTTGGGCATAAAGGTAAAACCAGACTTTTGGATGGAGGAATCCAAGGATGGACAAACCAGAAGCTTGAAACCGTACAAGGAGACAGCCAGTCAAAAAGGCCTGAACTAAAATACCAGTACAAGACCAGGGACTCGCTTATTATCTCAACTGAAAAACTGAAAACCGAAAAATCAGCTTTAACCATTATAGACAACCGCTCTGCTTTTGAATGGATGAAAGGACATATCCCGGACGCCAAAAGAATAGAGTGGACAAATCTCTATAAAGGGCCGGAAAGAAAACCTCTCCAGCCAAACGAATATAAGGAACTGCTTTCATCAAATGGCATAGATGCATCAAAGCCGTTGGTATTCTACTGCACAGGCGGCATCAGGTCTGGGTATGCCTGGCTCGTTCATCAGCTTTCGGGCCTTCCTTCTGCAATGAACTATGAGGAAGGAATGGTTTCCTGGGGAAAAAAATAG
- a CDS encoding transporter has translation MKFTGKNFKIAAASIFLACLTASQCFAGAWTAEKGAMYHKLSTNHYSADEYFDDDSERTDYAHNGNFRDLNAGYYVEYGLLDNLTLNGSISFKSLRFENDSIINKSSGFSDLELGAKYRILETRGGAFSVQGLVKIPDTYDENDAVPMGNGQYDTEMRFLFGQSLSPVIPAYFNVETGYRFRAEEPADEIRYLLEFGMDFSANCYGRIKLDGIYGMNNEDDEASISGNPTASPNYDLGKLDMAVGYKMDKNAAIEFGCRPEIYGKNTSAGVNWSVSYVYMLNPDKK, from the coding sequence ATGAAATTTACCGGAAAAAATTTTAAAATTGCAGCAGCCTCAATTTTTCTTGCGTGTCTGACAGCTTCCCAGTGTTTTGCAGGAGCTTGGACAGCGGAAAAAGGCGCAATGTACCACAAACTTTCAACAAATCATTATTCGGCTGATGAATATTTTGATGATGACAGCGAAAGAACAGACTACGCGCATAATGGAAACTTCAGAGATCTCAACGCTGGTTATTATGTGGAATACGGTCTTCTGGACAATCTGACTTTGAACGGATCCATATCATTCAAAAGTCTCAGGTTCGAGAATGATTCGATAATAAACAAAAGCAGCGGATTCTCTGATCTTGAACTTGGCGCAAAATACAGGATACTCGAAACCAGGGGCGGAGCATTCTCTGTCCAGGGTCTTGTGAAAATTCCTGACACCTATGATGAAAACGATGCGGTTCCAATGGGCAACGGCCAGTATGACACAGAAATGAGATTTTTGTTCGGTCAGTCCCTCTCCCCTGTTATTCCGGCATATTTCAATGTTGAAACAGGTTATCGTTTCAGGGCTGAAGAGCCAGCTGATGAAATCAGATATCTTTTGGAATTCGGAATGGATTTTTCTGCCAATTGCTATGGGCGCATCAAGCTTGATGGCATCTACGGCATGAATAATGAGGACGATGAAGCCTCAATTTCAGGCAATCCGACTGCATCTCCAAATTATGACCTTGGCAAGCTCGACATGGCGGTCGGTTACAAAATGGACAAAAACGCTGCCATAGAATTCGGGTGCAGACCTGAAATCTACGGTAAAAATACTTCAGCCGGGGTCAACTGGTCAGTTTCCTATGTTTACATGCTGAATCCCGATAAAAAATAG
- a CDS encoding (Fe-S)-binding protein, with amino-acid sequence MGGNTQKHDSDITKTKSYSSDSYTEIAEKCTECMKCVAECDFLKKYGSPKKIADSSLSGDSEYLKYSFECSLCGLCDSVCPCGLKPADMFLAMRCESVNLGIAPFKAHSPILSYEKKGTSKLFTYYSIPENCDTVFFPGCTFTGSRPESTMAVLDILRKKDFSTGIVLDCCCKPSHDLGRMDYFNSMFSEMRTFLLESGIKKIIVACPNCHKVFSSYGSPLEVITIYEVLADSEFSSDKPLLKSSSITIHDPCVLRDCTKIHDSVRKMAAISGCTLSEMKHSRERTLCCGEGGAAGFLDKELADSWKVKRSKEAGNNHLITYCAGCSNKLGGLVKTSHIIDFVIDSEKALTGKTKVSKAPFTYLNRLLVKWKIKKNDKSPITRERNFSPGKGKKIIGL; translated from the coding sequence ATGGGCGGAAATACTCAAAAGCATGATTCGGACATAACTAAAACAAAGTCATATAGTTCAGACTCATATACAGAAATTGCCGAAAAATGCACTGAATGCATGAAATGTGTTGCTGAATGCGACTTTCTTAAAAAATATGGTTCTCCAAAAAAAATTGCTGACTCGTCACTCAGTGGTGATTCAGAATATCTGAAATACTCCTTTGAATGCAGTCTCTGCGGCCTGTGCGACTCTGTATGCCCTTGCGGGCTCAAACCAGCAGACATGTTTCTTGCAATGAGGTGCGAATCAGTAAATTTGGGCATAGCCCCATTTAAAGCCCATTCACCCATTCTGTCCTATGAAAAAAAAGGAACATCAAAACTATTTACATACTACAGCATACCTGAAAACTGCGACACGGTCTTTTTCCCGGGGTGTACCTTCACGGGATCAAGACCAGAAAGCACAATGGCTGTTCTTGATATTTTAAGAAAAAAGGACTTTTCAACAGGCATTGTCCTGGACTGCTGCTGCAAGCCCTCCCATGATCTTGGCAGAATGGATTATTTCAATTCCATGTTTTCTGAAATGAGGACATTTCTGCTGGAATCTGGAATTAAAAAAATAATTGTGGCATGTCCGAACTGCCATAAAGTTTTCAGCTCTTATGGTTCTCCCCTTGAAGTCATAACTATTTATGAAGTTCTTGCTGATTCAGAATTTTCTTCTGATAAGCCCTTACTCAAAAGCAGCAGTATTACGATACATGATCCATGCGTTCTAAGGGACTGCACTAAAATCCATGATTCAGTCAGAAAAATGGCTGCCATTTCAGGATGCACACTATCTGAAATGAAGCATTCCCGTGAAAGGACTCTATGCTGCGGTGAAGGCGGAGCTGCCGGATTTCTTGACAAGGAACTCGCTGATTCCTGGAAAGTCAAAAGAAGCAAAGAAGCAGGCAATAACCATCTGATTACTTACTGTGCAGGATGCTCAAATAAACTGGGCGGCCTTGTTAAGACATCCCACATCATTGATTTTGTCATTGATTCTGAAAAAGCACTTACAGGAAAAACAAAGGTCTCCAAGGCGCCATTCACATATCTCAACAGATTGTTGGTCAAGTGGAAAATCAAAAAGAACGACAAATCCCCAATAACCAGGGAAAGAAATTTTAGCCCCGGAAAAGGCAAAAAAATCATAGGGCTTTAA
- a CDS encoding cellulose synthase family protein, with protein sequence MNLNIWVIIHFFSLACLSIYGIHRLWMIWCWRKECDKKIETAHDSFSIFPEITVQLPLYNEKFVTKRLIDAVASFDWPKDKLIIQVLDDSTDETSEIVADSVKNWKNTGVRIEHLKRIDRKGFKAGALAEGMKKTSSGFIAVFDADFIPSPNFLKKTIHYFEDERIGMVQTRWDFVNSDYSFLTKIQKILLSPHFEIEHQVRFRRSLFFNFNGTAGIWRKSAIENAGGWQADTVTEDLDLSYRAQIKGWKFEYVNEITVPSELPVTLSAFRSQQQRWAKGSVQTARKILPMLIKSDLPLSVKIESFMHLLANFGWLFGALVTLTLYPTLAARISVGPYQIIWLDIPLFVFSGCAILFYYFYYALKTGKMSLIYVLPLLPALSIGLAPSITLSVLQGLFRNGGEFKRTPKFGIVKKGREGGTFSYGQSVIAYLLFDSAFLIYASLPLFFAIARGTWPAIPFLVLFPAGFAVVLVLDFCSLGFRNE encoded by the coding sequence TTGAATTTAAACATTTGGGTTATAATTCATTTTTTCAGTCTTGCCTGTCTTTCTATATACGGCATTCATCGTTTATGGATGATCTGGTGCTGGAGAAAGGAATGCGATAAAAAAATTGAAACCGCACATGATTCTTTTTCGATCTTTCCTGAAATTACTGTTCAGCTTCCTTTATATAATGAAAAATTCGTTACAAAACGGCTTATTGATGCAGTCGCTTCCTTTGACTGGCCAAAAGATAAGTTAATAATTCAGGTTCTTGATGATTCCACTGACGAGACATCTGAAATAGTGGCTGATTCTGTAAAAAACTGGAAAAATACAGGTGTGAGAATAGAACACCTTAAAAGAATCGACAGAAAAGGTTTCAAGGCCGGAGCTTTGGCAGAAGGAATGAAAAAGACTTCAAGCGGGTTTATTGCTGTTTTTGACGCTGATTTTATTCCTTCCCCGAATTTTTTGAAAAAAACCATACATTATTTTGAAGATGAAAGAATCGGTATGGTTCAGACAAGATGGGATTTCGTTAATTCTGACTATTCCTTTCTTACTAAAATTCAGAAGATCCTTCTTTCTCCTCATTTTGAGATAGAACACCAGGTAAGATTCAGGCGGTCACTTTTTTTTAATTTCAACGGAACAGCCGGGATCTGGAGAAAATCAGCCATTGAAAATGCAGGAGGATGGCAGGCTGATACTGTGACAGAAGATCTTGACCTTAGCTACAGAGCCCAGATTAAGGGCTGGAAATTTGAATATGTGAATGAAATAACTGTCCCGTCAGAGCTGCCCGTCACGCTTTCCGCATTTAGAAGTCAGCAGCAGAGATGGGCAAAGGGATCAGTCCAGACGGCAAGAAAGATTCTGCCAATGCTCATAAAATCAGATTTGCCATTGTCTGTAAAAATTGAATCTTTCATGCATCTTCTGGCAAATTTCGGATGGCTGTTCGGCGCGCTTGTGACACTGACTCTTTATCCGACACTTGCGGCAAGGATTTCTGTCGGCCCATATCAGATCATATGGCTTGATATCCCTCTGTTTGTTTTTTCAGGGTGTGCCATACTTTTTTACTATTTTTATTATGCTCTGAAGACGGGCAAAATGTCTTTGATTTATGTACTTCCGCTTCTTCCCGCATTAAGCATTGGCCTTGCGCCTTCAATAACTTTGTCAGTTTTGCAGGGGCTGTTCAGGAACGGGGGCGAGTTCAAAAGAACCCCAAAATTCGGAATAGTGAAAAAGGGTAGGGAAGGCGGAACGTTTAGTTACGGCCAGTCTGTCATAGCCTATCTGTTATTTGATTCAGCCTTTCTTATTTACGCATCCCTGCCGCTTTTTTTTGCGATAGCAAGGGGGACATGGCCTGCCATTCCTTTTTTGGTACTGTTCCCAGCAGGATTCGCTGTCGTGCTTGTATTGGATTTCTGCTCTCTTGGATTTAGGAATGAATGA
- a CDS encoding YhdH/YhfP family quinone oxidoreductase: MENKKFLAMVVSETEDQKYIRNISEKNTEDLPAGDVLIKVMFSSLNYKDALSSIGNKGVTRKYPHTPGIDAAGIVESSSSKDFKPGEEVIVTSYDLGMNTSGGFGQYIRVPEGWVIKKPQGLSLKESMIYGTAGLTAGLCVSGLLEHNIKPEAGEILVTGAAGGVGSIAVRLLSALGYDVVAVNGLNDETDYLKELGAKRIISIEDAVDRSGRPILKELWAGCIDTIGGEMLATAIKSTRAGGSVSCCGNVASGDLPLTVYPFILRGVTLIGIDSQNCPMPKRKKVWDKIANEWKLTDFEKMAEEISISDLDAKIDLMIAGKHRGRTIVNNWR; the protein is encoded by the coding sequence ATGGAAAACAAAAAATTTCTGGCAATGGTTGTTTCAGAAACCGAAGATCAAAAATACATAAGAAACATTTCGGAAAAGAACACGGAAGACCTGCCAGCAGGTGATGTCCTGATAAAAGTGATGTTTTCATCCTTAAACTACAAGGATGCCCTCTCTTCCATTGGGAATAAGGGCGTAACCAGAAAATACCCCCATACTCCGGGGATTGACGCTGCCGGGATTGTTGAGTCAAGCTCATCCAAAGATTTCAAGCCCGGAGAAGAAGTTATCGTTACAAGCTATGATTTAGGAATGAATACTTCCGGTGGGTTTGGCCAGTATATCCGTGTTCCTGAAGGATGGGTCATAAAAAAGCCTCAAGGACTTTCACTGAAAGAAAGCATGATCTATGGAACAGCCGGACTAACAGCAGGCCTCTGCGTTTCGGGTCTTCTTGAGCACAATATAAAACCGGAAGCAGGAGAAATCCTTGTCACAGGTGCTGCCGGTGGGGTCGGCAGTATAGCTGTCAGGCTGCTTTCAGCTCTTGGATATGATGTTGTCGCGGTTAATGGCCTAAATGATGAAACTGATTATTTGAAGGAACTCGGAGCAAAAAGAATCATTTCAATTGAAGATGCCGTAGACAGAAGCGGGCGGCCCATACTCAAAGAGCTTTGGGCTGGCTGTATAGATACCATTGGAGGCGAAATGCTTGCAACAGCCATAAAATCAACAAGAGCTGGCGGTTCAGTAAGCTGTTGCGGCAATGTGGCGTCAGGAGATCTTCCACTCACTGTTTATCCGTTCATCCTTCGAGGAGTTACTCTTATCGGAATTGATTCCCAAAACTGCCCTATGCCAAAAAGAAAAAAAGTTTGGGACAAGATTGCAAACGAATGGAAGCTGACTGATTTTGAAAAAATGGCCGAGGAAATTTCAATATCTGATCTTGACGCAAAAATTGATCTGATGATTGCAGGGAAACACAGGGGAAGAACAATTGTAAACAACTGGCGTTGA